Below is a window of Humulus lupulus chromosome 9, drHumLupu1.1, whole genome shotgun sequence DNA.
ggaacccttaacggcttaacctatcgaacccttatcgagcatgcatcgaaccaccatcgaacccccgtcgaaccaccatcgagcaaccttaCCAGACCCACAAAAATGCCAGACTTCACTCTCAACATACCCACACTaatccatacccaaaacaaaCCAGCAGTGCGGGGTTTCGACGGGGGCTGCGACGGGGGGCAGCATGGCTTCGACGGGGGCTGTAACGGGTTTGGGTTCTGGTTAGTTGGTCGGTCGGGGGGAGAGTTTGAaccgagagtttgagagagagaaggagaatcaAAAGGGGGATTGGGGAGAATTGTGACAAGGGCATTTTGGGTACTAGCAAaacttttggcattattttgtaatgataaaaatgcctatcattattttgaattacaccacaccattaagcataaaaagtcaaatttccctattACATTACATGAGTTAGCTTTTCTAAATTTGTCCAAGTAGTCAATAGTCACTCAAAAGTTGTCCTCTATGCACCCATTTTTTTCTCCACATCAGTAGCTTTTCCACCTCTTTAGAGTGAATCACGAGTCTACAAAAAAACTCCAGACAGGTAGTCCAACGTGACCATTGACCTATGTTGATTGGGAAATTATTTttgtcatagatatatattttgcAGAAGATGGAATGTTTGCTGAATATTATCTCATCAAATCCAATTATTAATAAgtctttctttttcttgttttcttGATCGGAGACGCCGGAGTTGGTGGTGAAGATCAGAAAGTTGATCCAAAAAGTTTGGATGGCGATTAGAAATCGATCCCAACTGCAGCTTATGATAAGAGAATTTGTTGGAGCATTAGCAGGTTGTCGATTTTGGTTGGGCTTGATCAGAACTTTGTGGCTGAAAGCTTTTTGGCAATCACATTTTTGTGGATTTGTATTGATGCCAAATGTGCCTATGCTTCTTTGATCTATATTTGGTTTGATATTTTTTGTTTGCCATTTTATTAGTTAGCAAGATTTCCCCATTAGTTTtcaattttcttttaaaattttcTCATAGAATTTGGAAATCTTTAgcataaaaaccataaatgtgaaaaatcccaaaaaatattaGACAAGATAGTGTTTTTAATCAATTCACACCACTTTTTTTTTTGAAGGGCACTTCACTTCAAGGTGAAGATAGTGATTCATCTCACTTTGACATTGACATAAGATATGACTTAAACTCATGCaacaataaataataagaaataaatgtCCTTACCTACCTACCAAACTTTCAACCATGACTTGTAATTATTTAAGGTTAAATTTTTCAAAACTACTTTTCATTAACTTCAGTTTCTTCAAAATAAATTCCATTTCCCAATTACTACCTCTACCAATTTAAAATTCCCTAAAACACACTTTTTCTTAACAAACTTTCACCTATTTCACCATCCTTTACCCAATAATACCTTAACCTTCTCCTTGAGCTTGAAAAATTCAAATAGGAAGTTTTATTAATGAGAAAAACATGAGATCATCTTTCATTGTTGCACATTAAGATTAAAACACAACAGCCATAGTAAATAACACTGTTTTTTCTCACCCTCATCCATCCCTGTAGCCCCTCAAAAGGTCTTTCGGGTTTTGCTAAATCAAACAACCGAATACCTGTACAACAATGCCATCCTATTGAGGAGAGCCCGCTCAACTTCATAAGCTCATTTAGAGCCTCCCAAAACCACCTGCCTGCCCCTTCATTCAATATTTTACTCGTATGAAAAGGAAAAAGGTTATACAAATACAAATTACATCTgcattgccttttttttttttgtttttttgctaATCATTTTTGTATACAATAATATCTCCTTCCTCATCAAATAGGTGAGAAACCCCCAAAAGAAAAAGAACCCTACAAAAGAATGAAATAGCAAAAGATACAAAATTATAaagagaagatgaagaaaaagagcaCATGTCAACTAGACTGTAATTAACACAGGACTGGTTAATCTGATACGATTTTATGATGCAACAGACCCAAATCTCTGGTGGTCATGTCATCTAACAACGAAAGAGTTGTATCTGGAATATGAAGGTAAGAGTCTGTACAGAATCTCTAGAGGTCTGTGGCAAGTCCTCATGGTATCCTACACGATTCGATTACTTCGCTCACCGCTTTATGAGTCTCCGGGGAGATCATGTTTAATGATAAATGGAATGCCTAATATTCAcacaacagaaaagaagattCAATTAACTATCTCTATGCCATTTATGACTGTTTGATTGCCACATAATAATAAAACAAGCCCTTACCACAAATCTGTCGAGAACAGGGACGAGGACTGCCAATTTGTGATCCGGGAGACAGTCAGCTATAGAATCGCGTATGCTCTTACTGTATTGATACCAAATGAAGTATGCATTGAGAACATGTGTAAAGTAAAGGAACTGAACAAGGAAAGAGAAATAAGTCAAGACAAACCTTTCTGTTGATAGGAATGCTAGAAGCAATGCTGCATAAGCTTCTACTATCATTTTCTCGGCTTCTTTTTCACCTTGCACCACTGCTGCTTCAACCTCGTCGTTCTGTAAAATGCAAGAAAACGTGAATTAGAAGGGCTGCCCAATGATAAAATGTGATTCTGCCAAAGTCTTTATGAACAATAAATAAAAACTGGTACACCCACTACTTGATTAATCAGCAGATAAAACTTTTTTTCAAAGTACTCTCAGCATAAAACATATTAAAGAGTCGTTAAGCAGCAAAAAATGTGATGAAAATCAACAGATGATTTTATAAAGCAACACTGTCATCATCATCTTCACACAATCTTTAGGTACTTATTTGTGGCAACATTGGCATAATAATAAGAATGGCATCGAAAAGATGTTACTCACCTCTGCCAAACATTTCTCTTCCTGGGCCACCTCACCTGCTCCTTGGTTGGCCATAAAGATGGAGCAGAGTAGAGGAATTACATCCTTGCTAGTCATCTCTTTAATCCCTTCTGATTTATGCAATTGTACACGTGCTGATGCAAGCCGTGATCTGTGAATAAATGTAATCGCAAGTTTAATAGGCAAAAAACATAATAATTTACACGCATCAGCATATAACAATTGTATAATGCATCTGTGAGAATCTAACTTTTAAACCAAACAAAGTCCATCACCAAAAACACGCATTAAAAGCAGCCCAAAAAGTGATTAGAAGAATTAACCTGTTTTGACCATCCTTCTCTACCAAGTTCACGAGGAGGCCCAAAATAGCAACAAGAAAATCTAATTCTTGATCAGTTAAATGATAATCCATATCAACATGTGAACCATTCTTTTTTATCTCCTTGGAAAGAGATGAAGATGAGCTGAATGAAGGGTAGTGGCCAGCTATCAAGGAAGACATGACCTCCAGTCCTCCACAGGCAGCAATTTGCTGACACCCAACAGGATTGTCATTTGTCAAGTTCATTAGAACCTGCAAAGAAGGCACATAAGTGTTACTAAATTGTTTTCTTTCATTCAAtagggaagaaaaaaaaagtgctcTCCcatcattaagcaaacattaaTAGAatagatgaagaaaaaaaaaagaaatagatgaGGCTTCATAAAAGAGTATCCCAACTACCAAGGGATAATACAAGAGTCATTTTTACTGGTTTATCACTAAATGAGAGCAGTGCACAAACCTAAGAAATCCCTAGGTGCTAACTTTTAGAATTACATAAGTGTTCCTCGATTGCATGGAAGCTAATCAATGGACTTAGAAGAGAATCAGTAGGTGTGAACTGTCGAAGATTTTAATATTAAACTAGAAACTTACCTTCACAGCAGTAAGAAGGCAGTCAGCTAAGAGAATGGACTCTTCACTGATAGCCGAAGAGCAGGAAGCTTCTTGTGAATGGTTATTTTCTCCATTAATTGATTCCTGTTGGCTCATTATTAATTGAGCCACACAATCATCGACGAGTTCTCTTTCCCTGTTTGGTACCCCGCTTTTTTTAGTACGAGATGTAGTTGGCTTTCCATACAGTACTTCCCACTTAGAGGGTCCAAAATCGTCTTCATCGAAGGCAAAAGGATCTTCGCTTTCCTCCAAAAGTTCAGATTTTACATCTTCATTATTGTAGAATCCCTGAACGATATCAAGATTCTTCCTAGAACCATTCTTAACTCTATGCATAGCAACTAAACTCCTTGATGTTCCACTGCATGAGCTGGATGCAGAAGATTTGAGTCTTGTCCTTAACGAACAGATATCATTCATAGAGGCGCTGGTAGTTTCAGAACTAGAACAATCCAACCGTGAAAAGGACAAAAATTGATTATTCCGACTTCCATTAAAGCTTTTGTCAGAGAAGATCTTCCCTGAGCTGCTTTTAATGGGATCAAAAAATAAATCGATATCATTTTCCCCTGAAAATTGAAGCACAAGGAAATCAGCTTGAAAGTCTGATATTCTATTGTAAGCGACTTGAGAgcaaatacaaaaattaatattaCTGCTTGCTATTCTAATGACATTTCTGACTATACTCCAGAACATTTCATGCTTCAAATATTTGTATAATTTGCATGTGTCAGCCTACATCAATTGAGAGAGGTTGGTGAAATCAAATACCTTTAGAGTTGGTAATTAAAGCAAATTCAAGAGCGTGACCCTTTCCATCAACAGGAGAAGAAGACTTTTCATTAGTGGAAGCCACAGCAGAAGTTTTGAGTAAATAAAGGTCTGGGAATTAATGCAATAGGTTAGCATTCTTAGCTTTTTGAGTAGAAATCAGACAAAAATAATGAGTAGCTTTCTGCATTCTTAGCTACCTGATAGAATCTTAATGACACTCATAACAAGCTGTGTAAAGGATAGGGGGCTTCCTGTTGAAGGTATGTTGCATTTCATCCCAAGTAAATGGCACTGTTACAATAAATATGAATATTTGTTTCACTTTCATTATGAAAGTCCTCAAGATCAGAGACGTTTTCCACACAATATGCAGAAAAAAAAGCCAAATTCTAATCAAGCAAAAGAGGGTACCTGATTTTCATTGCTTAGGAATGTTGCATTCTCCATGATCTTCAAGCATTTCAAAAGCAAGGATAGGCTCTGCATATCTATGTCGAGTTTTACATCCCGAGTAGATGGTAAGCCATCTTGCATCCAACTCTGCAAATAAATATGTACATTTAAAGAACACAAATAACGCAGCAGAAGAGTTCATAGTTTTACAGAGTATTGCAAAATGTTATTAATGACAGAATGACTACAACCTTTTTTCGTAATTCCATTGTCAATCAATAAaggttttgtttcttttttttttataaaatgtgAATGAAAGAATGACTAAATCAGCTTGCGAATTACAAGTTTTCAACTAGTGGCTGGAAAAGCAACAAAGAAGTCTTAATGGaaataataaataagaaaaaaattctACTAAGAATAAAAGTCATCAGTAATTAACATAAGACTTTCTGGACTAGGAAATAAACAAGTCAGAAAATTAAATAAGAATATAATTCCTAGTAAAATGAACCTCTCAATAATTGAGAATCCTAGCAATACTACGATCAACAAATACTAATGAAATTCCATAtcaattgatttttttaaaaaaaaaataagaaacaaaACCTTCTTAAATACATTCTTTAGTTCCATGGGAATTCAtgcttctttattattattttattggatGTAACAATAGAGTACTATAAAGCCATAGCTGAGGGTATGTTTCTGATGCATGCCCACTGAAGTTGGCTCCAATAGAAAAGTTTCAACTAGATCCCTAAAATAATGTAAATGAAGTCACGTAAGGCAAACGACAAACTAATGCACCTGTCCAGTATTTCTATGTACACAATACAATACCAGGTGTCTTAATCAATCATGATGAGAGTGGTACCACAAAAGAAAATTAACCATGcaaaaaaactaaaatttacaaaattcgaTCACCAATTATCATTATTTCCCCATTTCCAAGATGTGTTTTGAAGCACGAAAATCTCTTCTTCACAACTTAAAGCATTATGAACTCTAAATTATCTTTTGTCTACCCTTTCTTTATTCGAAGTCTTTCCTTTAATTAGATTGGATTATTTGTCCCTTTCTTTCTAATACATAAAATAGTGAGATCAAAACATACAAGCTCACACCTCCATATCGGAATGACAATCCATGGCAACCTCAAAGACAGCGTCAAGTCCTCCGAGCTCTCGCAATTTTTCCTTAAAGTTGCCCCCAGATTTTCTCACTGTCCCAGTGGTTTCTGATTGACCACATTCAAGGCGAAACAAAGAACATCAGTAACAGATGACAGCACAAAAGTAAAACAACTATAAATTTACAGAAAAATAAGTTATTATGCCAACCCTAATCTTAATATCTTGATGGATACGTTAACTGCTACACCTGTTAAGGAGCAAAAATCTAGTGGCAAATAAAAAGCCAGACAGGCCCTGACTAATGCTTGTGCTGACAATAAAGAATTCAATGATATACAACAGAGCTTAAAATCCGTGGCATTAACAAAGAacacaaaccttcaagagaaatagtAGATAAGCATGATTTCT
It encodes the following:
- the LOC133802342 gene encoding wings apart-like protein 2 codes for the protein MIVRTYGRRNRGISRTYSDGLNDAVNDHNDSIDDEEDPFNFRDSLSQEGEASLHSQSQDHLFSVPFSSQDSWSASAFDFDPYSLDSSQGSLPGLPTNGNGKNGKGNGGSVRKPKRVRIEKKELEAQQPQPKSFRPSIPATSTLMEAQEFGEMMEHVDEVNFALDGLKKNQPVRIRRASLLSLLSICGTAHQRRLLRTQGMAKTIVDAVLGLSLDDSASNLAAACLLYVLTSDGQDEHLLESPSCIRFLIRLLKPILSTATEEKLPKIGSKLLALRTDILQNTKKKLDSSSAALFSKVREVLVSCKEIKSSHKDDSSMEKPELCPKWIALLTMEKSCLSTISLEETTGTVRKSGGNFKEKLRELGGLDAVFEVAMDCHSDMESWMQDGLPSTRDVKLDIDMQSLSLLLKCLKIMENATFLSNENQCHLLGMKCNIPSTGSPLSFTQLVMSVIKILSDLYLLKTSAVASTNEKSSSPVDGKGHALEFALITNSKGENDIDLFFDPIKSSSGKIFSDKSFNGSRNNQFLSFSRLDCSSSETTSASMNDICSLRTRLKSSASSSCSGTSRSLVAMHRVKNGSRKNLDIVQGFYNNEDVKSELLEESEDPFAFDEDDFGPSKWEVLYGKPTTSRTKKSGVPNRERELVDDCVAQLIMSQQESINGENNHSQEASCSSAISEESILLADCLLTAVKVLMNLTNDNPVGCQQIAACGGLEVMSSLIAGHYPSFSSSSSLSKEIKKNGSHVDMDYHLTDQELDFLVAILGLLVNLVEKDGQNRSRLASARVQLHKSEGIKEMTSKDVIPLLCSIFMANQGAGEVAQEEKCLAENDEVEAAVVQGEKEAEKMIVEAYAALLLAFLSTESKSIRDSIADCLPDHKLAVLVPVLDRFVAFHLSLNMISPETHKAVSEVIESCRIP